Proteins encoded in a region of the Canis lupus familiaris isolate Mischka breed German Shepherd chromosome 1, alternate assembly UU_Cfam_GSD_1.0, whole genome shotgun sequence genome:
- the LOC476397 gene encoding beta-1,4-galactosyltransferase 3-like isoform X2 has protein sequence MSWAEGRRPTTEPPSTTPILNTHMEQQRGLLLLFLGVQLLLMGAFLYQNRHRHSFTSFLRVLIQDRPTVGEELPFLVSVSAAQTSSQDVYTNLSQIHPVGVSEEDLPSCPLISPYINGPLKVMIPENLTMEQVVEKNPLVELGGQYRPPDCWTRHHTAVVVPYYGQVQHLQHLLFHLHPFLQRQQLHYAIYVVNQVHTTAFNRGKLRNVGFWEAMQEEEWDCVFFHDVNLLPEDDRNLYICDIFPAHVSVAIDKFNYKLPYHGYLGGVFALRPTHYLRINGFPNSYWYWDHEDHDIAARLQLSGMLLSRPHLLFGRYHMLEGQDPSHQQSPQSPGLLASIHHKWQQDGMNSLGYRRLSKELQPLYTNLTVDINFPTSQP, from the exons atgtcctgggccgaaggcaggcgcccaaccactgagccacccagtaccaCACCCATACTGAACACCCA caTGGAACAACAGAGGGGGCTCCTGTTATTATTTCTGGGGGTACAGCTGCTGCTTATGGGGGCATTCCTCTACCAGAACCGCCACCGCCACAGCTTCACCTCCTTCTTGCGCGTCCTGATACAGGACAGGCCAACGGTGGGAGAAGAGTTGCCCTTTCTGGTCTCGGTCTCTGCTGCGCAGACCTCTTCCCAGGACGTGTACACCAACCTCAGCCAGATCCACCCTGTGGGCGTTAGTGAGGAGGACCTGCCTAGCTGCCCCCTCATCTCACCTTACATCA ATGGCCCCTTGAAGGTGATGATCCCAGAGAACTTGACAATGGAGCAGGTGGTGGAAAAGAACCCGCTGGTGGAGCTGGGGGGCCAGTACCGGCCACCTGACTGCTGGACACGTCACCACACAGCAGTAGTGGTGCCCTACTATGGGCAAGTCCAACATCTGCAGCACCTGCTCTTCCATCTGCACCCCTTCCTACAGCGCCAGCAACTGCACTATGCCATCTACGTGGTGAACCAG GTACACACCACTGCCTTCAACCGGGGCAAGCTACGCAATGTGGGGTTCTGGGAGGCCATGCAGGAGGAGGAATGGGACTGTGTCTTCTTCCATGATGTGAACCTCCTCCCAGAGGATGACCGCAACCTCTACATCTGTGACATCTTCCCAGCCCATGTGTCTGTGGCCATTGACAAGTTCAACTACAA gcTACCCTACCACGGCTACCTTGGGGGCGTGTTTGCTCTGCGCCCCACTCACTACCTGAGGATAAACGGCTTCCCCAACTCGTACTGGTACTGGGATCATGAGGACCATGACATCGCTGCTAG GCTGCAACTGAGCGGGATGCTACTCTCACGACCCCATCTGCTCTTTGGCCGCTACCACATGCTAGAGGGGCAGGACCCCAGCCACCAGCAAAGCCCCCAGAG ccctggccTTCTGGCCTCAATCCACCACAAATGGCAGCAGGATGGCATGAACTCGCTGGGCTACAGGCGGCTCTCCAAGGAGCTGCAGCCCCTCTACACCAACCTCACCGTGGACATCAACTTCCCAACTTCCCAGCCCTAG
- the LOC476397 gene encoding beta-1,4-galactosyltransferase 3-like isoform X5, producing MSWAEGRRPTTEPPSTTPILNTHMEQQRGLLLLFLGVQLLLMGAFLYQNRHRHSFTSFLRVLIQDRPTVGEELPFLVSVSAAQTSSQDVYTNLSQIHPVGVSEEDLPSCPLISPYINGPLKVMIPENLTMEQVVEKNPLVELGGQYRPPDCWTRHHTAVVVPYYGQVQHLQHLLFHLHPFLQRQQLHYAIYVVNQVHTTAFNRGKLRNVGFWEAMQEEEWDCVFFHDVNLLPEDDRNLYICDIFPAHVSVAIDKFNYKLPYHGYLGGVFALRPTHYLRINGFPNSYWYWDHEDHDIAARLQLSGMLLSRPHLLFGRYHMLEGQDPSHQQSPQRHCWHRPVRMVEQCSPNRIPCNQMQHEKNKK from the exons atgtcctgggccgaaggcaggcgcccaaccactgagccacccagtaccaCACCCATACTGAACACCCA caTGGAACAACAGAGGGGGCTCCTGTTATTATTTCTGGGGGTACAGCTGCTGCTTATGGGGGCATTCCTCTACCAGAACCGCCACCGCCACAGCTTCACCTCCTTCTTGCGCGTCCTGATACAGGACAGGCCAACGGTGGGAGAAGAGTTGCCCTTTCTGGTCTCGGTCTCTGCTGCGCAGACCTCTTCCCAGGACGTGTACACCAACCTCAGCCAGATCCACCCTGTGGGCGTTAGTGAGGAGGACCTGCCTAGCTGCCCCCTCATCTCACCTTACATCA ATGGCCCCTTGAAGGTGATGATCCCAGAGAACTTGACAATGGAGCAGGTGGTGGAAAAGAACCCGCTGGTGGAGCTGGGGGGCCAGTACCGGCCACCTGACTGCTGGACACGTCACCACACAGCAGTAGTGGTGCCCTACTATGGGCAAGTCCAACATCTGCAGCACCTGCTCTTCCATCTGCACCCCTTCCTACAGCGCCAGCAACTGCACTATGCCATCTACGTGGTGAACCAG GTACACACCACTGCCTTCAACCGGGGCAAGCTACGCAATGTGGGGTTCTGGGAGGCCATGCAGGAGGAGGAATGGGACTGTGTCTTCTTCCATGATGTGAACCTCCTCCCAGAGGATGACCGCAACCTCTACATCTGTGACATCTTCCCAGCCCATGTGTCTGTGGCCATTGACAAGTTCAACTACAA gcTACCCTACCACGGCTACCTTGGGGGCGTGTTTGCTCTGCGCCCCACTCACTACCTGAGGATAAACGGCTTCCCCAACTCGTACTGGTACTGGGATCATGAGGACCATGACATCGCTGCTAG GCTGCAACTGAGCGGGATGCTACTCTCACGACCCCATCTGCTCTTTGGCCGCTACCACATGCTAGAGGGGCAGGACCCCAGCCACCAGCAAAGCCCCCAGAG GCACTGCTGGCATCGTCCTGTGAGGAT
- the LOC476397 gene encoding beta-1,4-galactosyltransferase 3-like isoform X4: MSWAEGRRPTTEPPSTTPILNTHMEQQRGLLLLFLGVQLLLMGAFLYQNRHRHSFTSFLRVLIQDRPTVGEELPFLVSVSAAQTSSQDVYTNLSQIHPVGVSEEDLPSCPLISPYINGPLKVMIPENLTMEQVVEKNPLVELGGQYRPPDCWTRHHTAVVVPYYGQVQHLQHLLFHLHPFLQRQQLHYAIYVVNQVHTTAFNRGKLRNVGFWEAMQEEEWDCVFFHDVNLLPEDDRNLYICDIFPAHVSVAIDKFNYKLPYHGYLGGVFALRPTHYLRINGFPNSYWYWDHEDHDIAARLQLSGMLLSRPHLLFGRYHMLEGQDPSHQQSPQRHCWHRPVRMVEQCSPNRIPCNQMQHEKNKKFSPG; encoded by the exons atgtcctgggccgaaggcaggcgcccaaccactgagccacccagtaccaCACCCATACTGAACACCCA caTGGAACAACAGAGGGGGCTCCTGTTATTATTTCTGGGGGTACAGCTGCTGCTTATGGGGGCATTCCTCTACCAGAACCGCCACCGCCACAGCTTCACCTCCTTCTTGCGCGTCCTGATACAGGACAGGCCAACGGTGGGAGAAGAGTTGCCCTTTCTGGTCTCGGTCTCTGCTGCGCAGACCTCTTCCCAGGACGTGTACACCAACCTCAGCCAGATCCACCCTGTGGGCGTTAGTGAGGAGGACCTGCCTAGCTGCCCCCTCATCTCACCTTACATCA ATGGCCCCTTGAAGGTGATGATCCCAGAGAACTTGACAATGGAGCAGGTGGTGGAAAAGAACCCGCTGGTGGAGCTGGGGGGCCAGTACCGGCCACCTGACTGCTGGACACGTCACCACACAGCAGTAGTGGTGCCCTACTATGGGCAAGTCCAACATCTGCAGCACCTGCTCTTCCATCTGCACCCCTTCCTACAGCGCCAGCAACTGCACTATGCCATCTACGTGGTGAACCAG GTACACACCACTGCCTTCAACCGGGGCAAGCTACGCAATGTGGGGTTCTGGGAGGCCATGCAGGAGGAGGAATGGGACTGTGTCTTCTTCCATGATGTGAACCTCCTCCCAGAGGATGACCGCAACCTCTACATCTGTGACATCTTCCCAGCCCATGTGTCTGTGGCCATTGACAAGTTCAACTACAA gcTACCCTACCACGGCTACCTTGGGGGCGTGTTTGCTCTGCGCCCCACTCACTACCTGAGGATAAACGGCTTCCCCAACTCGTACTGGTACTGGGATCATGAGGACCATGACATCGCTGCTAG GCTGCAACTGAGCGGGATGCTACTCTCACGACCCCATCTGCTCTTTGGCCGCTACCACATGCTAGAGGGGCAGGACCCCAGCCACCAGCAAAGCCCCCAGAG GCACTGCTGGCATCGTCCTGTGAGGAT